The genomic segment GAATCGCTACTCGTCGCGGCTCCTGAGACGCCTCACCAAGGGGACCGCTCGCCGTGTTGTTGAGGTTCCTCGCCATTGCTCTGGTGGTCTATCTCGGTTGGCGCGGCCTGCGCCAGCTACTGGCGCCGTCGGCTCCCGACCGCGGTCCGTCGACGACGGTCCAGGAGGTTCTCGTGCCCTGCGACCGTTGCGAGGTCTTGGTGCCCGAAAGTCGCGTCCTGCGCGACGGCTCGGCGAGCTTCTGCTCACCGGACTGCCAGCGAGCCAGCAGCGAGTGAATCCTCTCCGATGACCGCATCTCCTCCGGGAGAGGGAGCCATCGCCCAGGTCGCGGTGCCGGCTCCGCTGCCAACGGCGCTGTCTTACAAGATCCCGCCGGGGCTGTCGTCGGCCATCGTTCCGGGGGTTCGGGTGGTGGTGCCCTTGGGAAGGCGCCGTCTCCGCGGCGTCGTCGTGGGGCGCAGCGACGAAGCGCCTGCGGGGGTTCGGCTGCGCGCCATCGAGGAGGTCCTCGACCTGCAGCCGATCCTGACTGCGGACCTCCTCGAGCTCGCCACCTTCACCGCCTCTTACTACCTCGAGCCGATCGGCGAAGTGATTCGGGCGATGGTTCCCTCGGACCTGCCGCCATGGGGGGATCGCCGCGTCTGGCTGACCGACGCCGGGGCCTTGACCCCACCCAAGAACGACGCCGAGGCGGCACTGGTGGTGGCGCTCCAAGAGTCCGGCCGAACGACCCTCGCCAAGCTCCAGAAGCTGGTCGCCCGGCGCGACTTCGGCGAAACCCTCGCCGTTCTCGAGGAGTCCGGGCGAGTCGCCGTCGAGGCGCGCCGCAAGGCCGGCGGCGCGAGGTACCTCAACGCCGTCGAGCTGCCGGGGGGCGACCTCGAGAGTCAGCTCGCCGCCGTCGGCCGGTCTCCGAAGGGGCGCGCCGTGGTCTCCCACCTCCACACCCTCGGCCGGCCGGCGACGGTGGAGGAGGTGACCGCCGCCGTCGGCTGCACCGCCAGCGTCGTGCGACGGCTGTTTAAGAGCGGCCTGCTGCGCCAGTTCACCCAGGTCGAGCGCATTGACCTCGACCGGCACTTCCTGGCCTCCGAGGAGCACCCACCTTTGGTGCTACGGCCCGATCAGGCCGCCGCCGCCGACGTGCTGCGGCCGGCCGTCGAGGAGCACACCTTCGCCGCCTTCTTGCTCGCCGGCATGACCGGCTCGGGCAAGACCGAGGTCTACCTGCAGGCCGCCGACGCCGCCGTCGAGTCCGGACGGACGGTGCTCCTGCTGGTGCCCGAGATCGCCCTGGTGCCGGCCCTGGCGCGCACCGTCCGGCAGCGCTACGGCGATCGCGTCGCCATCCTGCACTCGAATCTCGGCACCGCCGAGCGCCATCAGGAATGGGAGCGCATCCGCAGCGGCGCGGCGCGGGTGGTGCTGGGACCGCGTTCGGCGCTCTTTGCACCGGTGGAGAATCTCGGCCTGGTGGTGGTCGACGAAGAACAGGACCCGGCCTACAAGCAGGATTCGAGCCCGCGCTACAGCGGTCGCGACCTCGCCCTGGTACGGGCGCGGCGGGCCCGGGCGGTGGCTCTCCTGGCGTCGGCGACGCCGAGTCTCGAAAGTCGCTACAACGTGGGAGTGGAGAAGGTGCGGCGCCTCGACCTGACGGCGCGCGCCGGCCACGGTACCCTGCCCGAGGGGGTGCTCGTCGATTTGCGCGAGGAGGGCCGGCGGCGCCCCGGCGAGGTGACCTTCTCGCCACGGCTGTGCGACGAGATCGAGCACTCCCTGGCCCACGACGAGCAGGTCGTTCTGCTCCGCAACCGCCGCGGCTACTCACCGATGCTGCTGTGCCGAGCGTGCGGCGAGGATCTGCGCTGTGAGCAGTGCGGCCTGCCGCGCACCTACCACCGCCGGGATGCCTTCCTGCAGTGTCACTACTGCGGCTCGCGGCGACGCTCTCCGGAGGCCTGTCCGACCTGCGACGAACCGGCCCTCGAACCGATCGGCGCCGGCACCGAAAGGGTGGAGGAGGACTTCAAGGCGCGTTTCCCCGGCATCGCCGTCGACGTGCTCGACCGCGACACGGTTCGCCGGCCCGGCGGCGCGGCCGCCGTCCTGGAGCGCTTCGGGCGCGGCGAGACCCAGGTCTTGATCGGCACCCAGATGGTCTCCAAAGGACACCACTTTCCGCGAGTCGGTTTGTCGGCGGTGCTCTCCGCCGACACCTACCTCGGTTTTCCCGACTTCCGGGCCGTCGAGAGGACCTACAACCTGCTGGTTCAGGTCGCCGGGCGAGCCGGTCGCGGCGAACGGCCGGGGCGGGTGGTGATTCAGACCTATCACCCCGAGCACTACGCCATTCGGGCCGCCCTCGAGCACGACGACGAGGCCTTCGCCCGCGAGGAGATGAGCTTCCGGCGGGCCTTTCACTATCCGCCCTTCACGCGCATGATCCAGCTCCTCGCCCAGGACAAGGACCGCGACCGCGCCGAGGGCGCCCTGCGCGCCGTGGCGCGCCAGATCTTCGCCCATCCGGAAGCCCGCCAGCTCCGCATCTCAGGCCCGGCTCCGGCCCCCCTCGAACGACTGAAGGACCGCTGGCGCTTTCAGCTGCTGGCGCGCGCCAAGCATGGCAAGGTGCTGCGTCGGGTGGTCCGCGAGGCTCTGCGCGAGGCACCCAACGCCGAGCTCACCGTCGACGTCGATCCTCTACAGCTCCTCTGACGACCTCCCGCGGCCGGCATTCGCACCGCGCCGGGCCAGGCGACGCTCGCGCCCGGGGCGCCGGCGCTCGAACCGGGCCAGACCGCTCAGAATCAGCCAGTCCGGTAGCTGGCGGATGAGAGCGGACGGGCCATGTACCCGGATCCGTCCGCTGCGGATTTCCGTCCGCAGGTCCCGAAAACCGCGCCAGGCTTCGACGAAGACCCGGAGATCCGAGGCGACCGCGACGTCGGCCTCGTAGCCGGGGTCCTTGAGACACATCTCGACCTCGCCATCCTGGCAGACCAGCCAGAAACGGCGCAGCTCCTTGGGCGTGCCGCTGAAGTCGAACTCGAGCACGACCCGCTGCGTCGGCATGGCGGCGACATTCATCCGGAGGTGCATGCTCCACACCAGAAACGCCGGATCGAGATCTTCCAGGCTGTTGTCGCGCGCCCAGCGCTGCCCCCAGACGGCCAGTTGGTCGACGATCGGCTCGAGCTCGCGACCGGCCTCCGTCAGCCGGTACTCGAAGCCCTTGGTGCCGGCGAGGGGAAAGCGGCGCACCAACCCCGCCTCCTGGAGCTCACCCAGGCGTTTGGAGAGCAGCGACGGCGAGATTTGGGGCAAGCCCTGGTGAATTTCGTTGAAGCGCCGACAG from the Acidobacteriota bacterium genome contains:
- the priA gene encoding primosomal protein N', which codes for MTASPPGEGAIAQVAVPAPLPTALSYKIPPGLSSAIVPGVRVVVPLGRRRLRGVVVGRSDEAPAGVRLRAIEEVLDLQPILTADLLELATFTASYYLEPIGEVIRAMVPSDLPPWGDRRVWLTDAGALTPPKNDAEAALVVALQESGRTTLAKLQKLVARRDFGETLAVLEESGRVAVEARRKAGGARYLNAVELPGGDLESQLAAVGRSPKGRAVVSHLHTLGRPATVEEVTAAVGCTASVVRRLFKSGLLRQFTQVERIDLDRHFLASEEHPPLVLRPDQAAAADVLRPAVEEHTFAAFLLAGMTGSGKTEVYLQAADAAVESGRTVLLLVPEIALVPALARTVRQRYGDRVAILHSNLGTAERHQEWERIRSGAARVVLGPRSALFAPVENLGLVVVDEEQDPAYKQDSSPRYSGRDLALVRARRARAVALLASATPSLESRYNVGVEKVRRLDLTARAGHGTLPEGVLVDLREEGRRRPGEVTFSPRLCDEIEHSLAHDEQVVLLRNRRGYSPMLLCRACGEDLRCEQCGLPRTYHRRDAFLQCHYCGSRRRSPEACPTCDEPALEPIGAGTERVEEDFKARFPGIAVDVLDRDTVRRPGGAAAVLERFGRGETQVLIGTQMVSKGHHFPRVGLSAVLSADTYLGFPDFRAVERTYNLLVQVAGRAGRGERPGRVVIQTYHPEHYAIRAALEHDDEAFAREEMSFRRAFHYPPFTRMIQLLAQDKDRDRAEGALRAVARQIFAHPEARQLRISGPAPAPLERLKDRWRFQLLARAKHGKVLRRVVREALREAPNAELTVDVDPLQLL
- a CDS encoding winged helix-turn-helix transcriptional regulator, with the translated sequence MAHGYGQYCPLALAAELLCQRWTILVVSRLIDGCRRFNEIHQGLPQISPSLLSKRLGELQEAGLVRRFPLAGTKGFEYRLTEAGRELEPIVDQLAVWGQRWARDNSLEDLDPAFLVWSMHLRMNVAAMPTQRVVLEFDFSGTPKELRRFWLVCQDGEVEMCLKDPGYEADVAVASDLRVFVEAWRGFRDLRTEIRSGRIRVHGPSALIRQLPDWLILSGLARFERRRPGRERRLARRGANAGRGRSSEEL
- a CDS encoding PP0621 family protein, which translates into the protein MLLRFLAIALVVYLGWRGLRQLLAPSAPDRGPSTTVQEVLVPCDRCEVLVPESRVLRDGSASFCSPDCQRASSE